Within the Endomicrobiales bacterium genome, the region ATAAAGACGCGTCGGGCTCTGTGACACCGTACACTGTTATTTCAGTATCGGCTTTTAGCCAAAAACTTTTTCCTTTTCCACTTAATAATTCCTTCCTACGCGAAGATAATGAGCTTGGAGCATAAGACGATGGAATGTTAAAACCAAGCATTTCTTCCCACCTCTCACGCAACAGCTTTGACACTTCTATAGATGTTTTACCAATGTTTTGGATACCCGAAAGTTCAAATATTTTTTCAAACTCTCTGCTAAGCGATCCCCAGTGTTCATCTGTTATTATAGACACACCTTTGCGAGGCGTTGAAATAACATTTGAACGAGCTATAAAAACAAAATTGCCATCGGGAGTTATTAAACCAAGGTCAACACACCAAACCCTGTTAACTTCCAAAACATTTATGTACCAATTATCACTTTCACTTCCAATATAAATATCAAAGTACTTATTTGCGTTACTCCCATCAAAGTTTATGTCGGTAACATCGTAAACGCGTAAAACCCAGCTGCTCTGCGCAAAATTTTGTTTGCGAAGTTTTGTTGATAGCTCACCGATTGTGCAAGCGGATACTTCCCAGTAAGCATAAAGGAAGTTGGGGTCCCGCGGCAAGATTACAAGCTTTGTATCGTTGTAATGCTTTGGAAGACCTTCGTCTTTAAAGCCAACTTTTTGGTTTTCGTTAGAAGTTTTTGAACTTAAATTTTCAGACATAGATTACCACAACTCTTGTATAAATTATTTGCGCAAGGACAATAACTACTGCACTCTTTTTTGTAATGCATTAAGAAATAAAGAACCTATTACCGTCTTATTTTTTAGGCGCGTCAAAAGCTACATTTATTGAAATACGATTGGTTTGGCCAAGGTCGCCATAAGGTGCCATTGCGTAATCAATGCTGTATTGTTTGTAGCCAAAACCTATGCCGCCAGTTATGCCGCTTAAACCTTCAAGGCCTTTTGCGCCGCTTTTGTAACCAAGGCGAGGCACTAATCTAAAATCACCGCTGAATGAATAAACATACTCACCGCCAAGGCCAACATACGGGTCGTTGTCTATTGGGAAGTTTAGGTCAAGCGCTACTAACACCGGATTGCCTTTGATTGGTATTTTGTACCCCGCTCCAAGCTTTACATTAAATGGCAGCGGGTCTTCTTGATTTATAAACTTTACTTTTGTTCCTATGTTTTGTACCGCGGCACCTAAACTTAGTTTGCTTTCCATCAATTCATCGTATCTAACACCTAAGTCAAATGCAAATGCTGTTGATTTTTCGTTTTCAAGCTGGCTGGATATGCACTTTATGCTTGCTCCAAATGGTATGTCATATATTTTTCTTGCATATCCTATTGTTAATAACGCATCATAAGCTGAGAATGTTTCATTTAATTTATTGCCCAGATTGTCATACTTAGTCATTGGGCTCATTGATAGGTAGCTTACTCCACCTGCAATAAAACCATCTAATTTTTCGGATTTTTGACCGTAGCTGATGTTGTCATATGCTATATCATCAAACCATGAACAGTGCATTAAAGAACCTTCTCTGCCTTGCATATAGTTTAACCCAGCAGGGTTCCAATATAACGCATTGACATCGTTGGCAATTGCGGCTTGCGCCTCACCCATAGCAACCGCTCTTGCCCCTACGCCAATTTTTAAAAATTGCGCTCCGGTTGTGCCTACACTTGCTGAACTAAACGCCCCAAAACTCTGCGCCACAACAAAACTTACCGTCATTAGCGCTAGAAATAATTTTTTCATAACAATCTCCCACCCTGATTTTTTTGAATATTTTTTACTGTATTTTCTCTATTTTATAACAACTACTTTCCCTTTCACTTTCTGAGAAGAATCATCGGGATTTGTAATTATGTAAATGTAAACACCCGATGCAACAGCGTTGCCGTTATTGTTTGTTGCCGGCCAAATGTATCTGCCATCGCCATTATCTTCAGAAAGCTCAGCCACAAGCTCACCCGCAATATTATAAATTCTTATTTTTGCTTTTGCGGTAAGATTGTCAAAAACAACTCCCGAACCAAGTGTGGTATCATTAAACATAGATGCACTACCTGGTTTGTATGGGTTTGGATAAACTTTTACGCCGCCAAGAGTTGACTGCGCGGAGTTTATTCCAACCATAGCGTATATTGAGAAGTGTTCAATGAATACCGAGATTGTCTTTGCAGTTTTATCAAGCACTTGAGCACCCGGCACAATTTCCCACAATAATGTTGTTGTATTTAAACGATATATCCTTAAATCTTCAGCACGCATTGGCGGGTTAACACCATCAACCAAGTCATCATTATTTGCGTCTGGGTATGTAAGCACTAACTGAACTTTTTGCGCGAAGTTCCCTGTTACGGTTGTGCCGTTAAGATCATAATAGTGCAGCTCAACTGTCGCACCCGGAACAATTCTTGCACCACCTGATAGAGCGTCATTTGCGCTTAATAGTTCCGAAAGCGTAACTTCTATTGGGTTTGTACCGGCATCGCCGTTTATTAGTATGTAACCGGTTGTACTCATTGCTCCAGGCGGTATAATTACCGTTACATCACCAGAGCTTTGTTGCTGTGTGTATGTCGCGGTGGTTATTATTATGTTTATGCCATTTTGCAACTGACCAGTAAAACCCGTCGCCGTTGTGCTGCCTGCGGCAAGTATACTATCACCATTTGCGGCAAAAACAGCGTAGTAATAAGTTGTTGCCAAGGCAAGGCCTGAATCTACATAATTTGTGCCCGTGTGCCCGACAGATATATTAACTATTGTTGCCCAGTTCGTGTTGTCTTGCGAACGATCAATTCTAAATGTTGGAGATGTCAAACCATTATTAGCGCTCCAGCTTAGTGTTAATGAGTGCTCCGTTGCGGAACTTATGCTCAAACCAGCTGGCGCGTTTGCAAGAGTGTAACGGGACATTGTTGCTCCAGCACTTTCACCTGTTGCATTATATTGTTTTACCACTCTTGTATATTGTGTGTTTACGCTAAGCCCAGTTTCTACCCAGCCAGTAGTTGTGTAGCTTAAGCCGATTATCAATGCACCTCCCGTTGAAGTGTACACATTGTAACCGCTTGCATAGGTTGAACCAGTATCCCACTTCCATGTAATTGATGTTGTGGAATTTGCTATGCCGTTTGCGCCACTTAACGCACCAGGCTTTGTTTGAGTTGAAACGCTTGCGCTGTAAACGCCGCTTTCAAATACATTATCGCCATTTAATGCGGCAACCCTGTAAGAGTACACTGTATCACCGCTTAATCCACTATCACTATAATTGGTAACGCTTACACTTGCAATAAATACACTGTCTCTTTCAATGCGATATGCATTAGCACCGCTGGCAAGCCAGTTTAACGCAATGCTTGTTGAAGTTACAGAACCGCTTGTTATATTTATAATTGCAGGCGGGTTTGCGTAAGTGTATTTTTGCATTGTTGTCGCACTGCTTAGCCCAGTTGC harbors:
- a CDS encoding fibronectin type III domain-containing protein; translation: VYTSTGFELVSGLTPATTAGIETGLLPNTLYTRVIKQYNATGESAGTTMSTYTLANQPAVLATLGVTSDTIRVSWYENTNPDGTQYKLYYSTDQASFTQSVNTTLTTATITGLVPYTTYYMQVTALNVPGVESSPSNQIRARTNRAAPSVPGSFNGTVQSSTTIQWSWSLANSATYYVVINATSGAVIQLIDDEFATTWLEQNLTPNMQYTRSVKAGNISGQSAASTAAIVCTYAVVPSSVSVNAVNVSSITLGWANTGANSYRLERDSVFVASVTGTSYSDISLNADTYYAYRVGAINNALVISPRYSSVANVLTLPLAPSGVIGSAISTGTIRWQWNRGSTNISGYNVYTSTGFELVSGLTPATTAGIETGLLPNTLYTRVIKQYNATGLSSATTMQKYTYANPPAIINITSGSVTSTSIALNWLASGANAYRIERDSVFIASVSVTNYSDSGLSGDTVYSYRVAALNGDNVFESGVYSASVSTQTKPGALSGANGIANSTTSITWKWDTGSTYASGYNVYTSTGGALIIGLSYTTTGWVETGLSVNTQYTRVVKQYNATGESAGATMSRYTLANAPAGLSISSATEHSLTLSWSANNGLTSPTFRIDRSQDNTNWATIVNISVGHTGTNYVDSGLALATTYYYAVFAANGDSILAAGSTTATGFTGQLQNGINIIITTATYTQQQSSGDVTVIIPPGAMSTTGYILINGDAGTNPIEVTLSELLSANDALSGGARIVPGATVELHYYDLNGTTVTGNFAQKVQLVLTYPDANNDDLVDGVNPPMRAEDLRIYRLNTTTLLWEIVPGAQVLDKTAKTISVFIEHFSIYAMVGINSAQSTLGGVKVYPNPYKPGSASMFNDTTLGSGVVFDNLTAKAKIRIYNIAGELVAELSEDNGDGRYIWPATNNNGNAVASGVYIYIITNPDDSSQKVKGKVVVIK
- a CDS encoding PorV/PorQ family protein, with product MKKLFLALMTVSFVVAQSFGAFSSASVGTTGAQFLKIGVGARAVAMGEAQAAIANDVNALYWNPAGLNYMQGREGSLMHCSWFDDIAYDNISYGQKSEKLDGFIAGGVSYLSMSPMTKYDNLGNKLNETFSAYDALLTIGYARKIYDIPFGASIKCISSQLENEKSTAFAFDLGVRYDELMESKLSLGAAVQNIGTKVKFINQEDPLPFNVKLGAGYKIPIKGNPVLVALDLNFPIDNDPYVGLGGEYVYSFSGDFRLVPRLGYKSGAKGLEGLSGITGGIGFGYKQYSIDYAMAPYGDLGQTNRISINVAFDAPKK
- a CDS encoding DUF4912 domain-containing protein, which codes for MSENLSSKTSNENQKVGFKDEGLPKHYNDTKLVILPRDPNFLYAYWEVSACTIGELSTKLRKQNFAQSSWVLRVYDVTDINFDGSNANKYFDIYIGSESDNWYINVLEVNRVWCVDLGLITPDGNFVFIARSNVISTPRKGVSIITDEHWGSLSREFEKIFELSGIQNIGKTSIEVSKLLRERWEEMLGFNIPSSYAPSSLSSRRKELLSGKGKSFWLKADTEITVYGVTEPDASLSFNREKLALKPDGSFSLRFFLPDGSQEYAIEALSNDGTMKKRIIFSVTKKTE